TCCTCAGAGCTGTTTAGTTTCTTGATTTTCATCTTTCCACTATCAGTACAAATGTAAAAGCAAGCGTTGATCTTTATTGCATGCAAGAGGTTGCATGTGTCGCCCAAAGTTATTTTCTGTTTTAAAGTGTTCAGGAAAATCTATCATGCACTTCCAATATAATATGcactcttcttctttttgtccCCTCTTATATTCTTGTCCCACAATGGGTCCACTCCTTTCCCTACCCTTCATAAATAATAGAGATAGTTTTGTTAAAATGCAGAGAATCCAGTATGCTAAGACCAAATCAGATATAATAGCAAAAGCTGATGGTACTTTTGTCCCTCGAGAAAGACGGAGAAGGCTTGAGGACAAAGGTAAGGCTGGAGTTTGGTATTCTTTATGTTACTTAAaatttcttctttctattttatGTAAGAAAACTGCTTATATCTATCTTATGTAGTCTGGTAATTCAATTTCTTGCTTCTTGCATCTACTGTTCTTCATCAATCATTTTATGGTAAATATGATTAGCGTAGCTACTAAAATAATTCTTTTCCTTGTATTTAGCCTGCGACAATCAAAACCAAAAGCAGTTACATCTACTCTTTAATTGAAATGATCTTTGTTCATGGTTTTCAGATATTTGAACACTAGAAAATTTTATATCTGCAACATGATGTGGctatctttgttttttttttttttattcaagtagtgAGATAGTGTGGCATGTTTAATTGTGAAGTAATTGCAAGTAATGAATAAACAAAATGTTGCAGTTATTGGCAGGATAGTGTTGCTGGATTTCAAAGCATCAGTAGATAATTCCAGGAGATTATTTAGCTTAGAATAGGCTACCTCAATTTTCTTTGACACAAATATGATGAATTAGTAGATAAGAACTAACTCCTTAAATGCTTTTCAAATACTAAGCTAACGACATGTATCATTTCATGTATATATATTGAGGGGCTAAGTCTTAACTCCTGCCTGACTATCTTGGGCAGTTATACGACATAATTTGACCTACCAAAATTTTTGAACTCTGTTGTATTTAGATATATTTGCTTTTATTAATTTGCATTATTTTGATAGGAAAAGATGCTTATTCTTTTTCTGGTCCTGATACAATGCAGCTGAAAGAAAGCGTCGGGAGCAGCGGCTTGATGCTAATCAAGCTGGATTGGGTCCCTATGGAGCTGCACCACCGGTATGCATTGagggatttttatttctttcatatttcagatctgaccATGGTCTATTTTGAACTGTAATAACTTTTCAAAGAACTTATGTATAAAGCTTCTTCATGAACTCTGCCAGAAAGCCTTTTGTTCTTGTGCATATTTGTTAGGAAGCATCCTTTACATGATACAGTAATATTACACCCCCACcccctgaaaaaaaaaagaaaaaagaaaaaccataaaAAGAAGGGGGAAAAAATAATGTGCAGAATCATGAATTTGTTTACTATTTTACTATCTTGGTTACCTTCTTATGCCTTGTATCTGCACACTTCATGCCCATCCAATTCTAATTTGCCATAAGATTGGAAAACCCAATCAAAGTAGTGTTTCTTATGTTCATGAAACTAAGATCCATTTCAGACATACAaattattaaaaagaaaaaaaaattgatatttgatTGCCACACATTCTCTAAGACTTGTTCTGCTTCCACATGCACAAAGAAGAGACCTCCAGTAGGATGGGTGCTTTTTTTGTGTTGAAGGATGTAAAAGACAAGGGATAGAATTGAAAAGTTGCacagatggagattgttagaatatGGAAAGGTTTGAAATTATGTCAGGGTTAGCCATAGAAGTAGGAATGCTTGGCAAATGAGAATTCATGAAACTGAACCTAAATAGTTGGGACAAGGCTGAATGATTATAGTTATGGTTAAGTTTGAGATCACATCAGAGGTAGCCATGGAAGTAGGAATGCTTGCAAATGAGGATTCATGAAACTGAACCTAAATAGTTGGGACAAGGCTGAATGATTATTAGTTATGGTTAAGTATCGCCATATTTGAAGACATCTATTGCAACAAGAAATCTCATATGGGATGATCTAACATGCATTACTTCAAGAGGACTAGCCATAAATAGAAATTATAGGTGAATGGGGTTTCATTTCTCCACCCTGAGTACTTTGGACAAGGCTTGATGGTTATTGTTCATGATAAAAAAGAGAGGATTGAatgggaaagaagaaaaagagccgCGCGGGGTGGAGGGTGGGGGTGGTGCAGTGCCTGCCACACTTGCAGTTGGTGCATAACAAGAGAAGGCTGAAAGAAAGAATGATGAGGTTTTCTATTGATCCCCAAAATAAGGagaaaaatgcaaaaaaaaaagaagaacataAGGGTGGTCATGTTCTAATATGTACTGATGTATATAAAGTTTATATTACATGGTATAATTGAGTTCTTAAACAAATATAACTGAACTGTTTAAAGTAATATTTAGCTAGTGGTAATTAAATAACAAGAGATTATTATGGCTGTCTACTTGTATGATCACCTTTTCCTATCACCTTGAAGTCGCAAATGATTTTGCTAGAGGCTGATGGTATTGGTTCAAAGATAAATGTGATGTGTCTATTTCATGTCCTTTCTGTGGAGAAGCTTAGCAAAGTAGTGTTCTGAAAATTTGGACCATGTtatgtgatatgaaaatatgttgtTTCTATGGTGACAGATCCTAGGCTCGCTGCTTACATGCCCAACCCATATACAAATTTGTTAGTAGCCAAAACAGATCTGTGAGATATTTTATTCCACATATTATAGGTATTATAATCATAACACATTGTTTTAGAAGTTGCCTCCAAGAGCTATGCGCACATATTTGTGTTTTAAAGTAGGCAGGAATGTGCAAGTTGCAGTTACCAAACCTGGATGCTTCTAGCAAAGGGGACAAAAGAAAGTGTTGTGATAGAGGTATATGACACTTGTTTGGAAGTACAACATGAATAATGATATGATAGCACCAATTTAACACTAACAATAATCCATGTTAAGGAATAAAGAACCATGCATCTGGGTGACAGGCACCTGTATGGGCAGAATTTCTATTGGGAGGAGAGGAGATTTGCACAAGTATTTGGGAAATCGTATGCTTTGTAGGTCATATAATATACTAGCAagtctctgatttgatccttTGGTTAGGAAATTTAACCTGAATGGTtagtcttttatttttatatgtatgGTCGAACATCAATAATAATCTCTCCATGGTTCTCGATACTGGTTTTGGTGCCCATGGGTACCATTCTACTAAAATATTGCTACAGGATGGTTCATGATACAGATGCTTGCTATGCCTCCTATACCGAGTATCGCTATTAATACTGTACGATACACCTGATAAAGCAGTATGGGCCTTGCATTGTTGTCTGAAAGTGAGTAGCAATGCTGCGTTTAGGGCCCATTTTGTTTGGTGCAAGTGGGCTGAGCAGAAACCCACTTTGTTGAAGTGGGATCGGCTCTCCCTGGTTGAAGCCACTTCGGGCCAATTCTCCCTAATGGGGCATTGTGGGAATTCACTTCAGCTCCACTTGGGGCCAGCCAAAACACCTGAAATGGGCTCCTGTGGGCTGTACTGAACACGGATGCCCATTACAGGCACAGGAGCCCATTACAGGCAACCAAACAGGTTTTTTACCAGCATCTCTAATATCAAAAGAATGTTATGAGGAATGGAACAATTCGTAAAATTGTGCTTAAGACACCAGTCTAAAAACTAGATTTTGTttcattttataataatttgagCTCATGACGATAACCATCATCACATACTTGTGTTGATGGTTATGGTCTGGCTTTTACTATTTTTGCCTTGGTGTGATCTCTGAATTACCAATCTTTTTTTgtgttccttttttctttttagaaaaaaaattcctgATCTACTTttcttatgaaaaaaaaatgcAGCTTTCTCAATTGCCTTACCCTGGAGGGGCGAAGTCTATGGTTCCAGAAGCACCAGCACTGCCAAACAACATTCTCTTTGTTCAGAATCTCCCCCATGAGACGACTCCCATGATGCTGCAAATGCTCTTCTGCCAGTATCCTGGTTTTAAGGAGGTTAGAATGGTAGAAGCAAAGCCTGGAATTGCTTTTGTGGagtatggagatgagatgcaGGCTACACTTGCCATGCAAGGGCTTCAGAGTTTCAAGATTACACAACAGAATCCTATGCTCATATCATATGCAAAGAAGTAGGTTATGTGAATTTCTGGTATATTACTTTAGGGCCTTCTATTGCTGCAGCTTTAACATGGGCACTTCTTCCCTTCAGCCAGGGAAGTTTGGTATATTCCATTCTGGTTGAACATATTAATGTATATTATCTCTGGGGGAATTACACTTTGCTGAACTTTTGCATTTTCAGCACTTACCAATTCTCTCCATACGTCGCTTTGTCATTCATAGATCTTATTCCAGGGCCTAGTG
Above is a genomic segment from Elaeis guineensis isolate ETL-2024a chromosome 1, EG11, whole genome shotgun sequence containing:
- the LOC105039865 gene encoding U1 small nuclear ribonucleoprotein A isoform X2 is translated as MTAGGDEDSTIPPNMTIYINNLNEKIKLDELKKSLRAVFSQFGKILEVLAFKTLKHKGQAWVVFEDVSSATEALKQMQGFPFYDKPMRIQYAKTKSDIIAKADGTFVPRERRRRLEDKAERKRREQRLDANQAGLGPYGAAPPLSQLPYPGGAKSMVPEAPALPNNILFVQNLPHETTPMMLQMLFCQYPGFKEVRMVEAKPGIAFVEYGDEMQATLAMQGLQSFKITQQNPMLISYAKK
- the LOC105039865 gene encoding U1 small nuclear ribonucleoprotein A isoform X1, producing MTAGGDEDSTIPPNMTIYINNLNEKIKLDELKKSLRAVFSQFGKILEVLAFKTLKHKGQAWVVFEDVSSATEALKQMQGFPFYDKPMAYAVEVEMIRNLCHNSYKNVLRIQYAKTKSDIIAKADGTFVPRERRRRLEDKAERKRREQRLDANQAGLGPYGAAPPLSQLPYPGGAKSMVPEAPALPNNILFVQNLPHETTPMMLQMLFCQYPGFKEVRMVEAKPGIAFVEYGDEMQATLAMQGLQSFKITQQNPMLISYAKK